TTCATCCATGTTTCGGTAGCAAACCTGCTGCAGAACCATGAAGCCGCCATCAATGCCTTCAACATTGCCGCAAACGGTCAATAGGAAGGGGACAAGGAAATGACAAATACGATGCTTCCTGATCTGACAATTGCACTGCCCGAAATCATTCTGGCACTTGGCGCCCTGGCCCTGCTGATGCTCGGCGTGTTCCGCGGCAACCAGTCCACCTCCCTAGTGTCCTGGCTGGCGGTTGTGCTGATGGTTGTCGCCCTTGCGGTGACCGTGGGCGAGGCCGGTGAACGGACCTTTGCGTTCGGCAACATGTTTGTGGCCGATGGCTTTACCACCTTTATGAAGGTGCTGGTGTTGATTGCTTCCGCCCTGGCTGTCGTCATGTCGACGCAGTATTTCAAGGAACTGGACGAAGAGCGCTTTGAAGTGCCGGTTCTGATGGTTCTCGCTACCCTCGGTATGATGGTCATGGTCTCCGCCAACGACCTGATTTCGCTCTATATGGGCCTCGAGCTGCAGTCGCTGAGCCTTTATGTGCTGGCTTCTGTACGTCGTGACTCCGAACGGGCGACTGAATCCGGGCTGAAATATTTCGTGCTCGGGGCGCTGTCCTCCGGCATCCTGCTCTATGGATCCTCTATGGTGTACGGGTTTGTCGGCAGCACCAATTTCAGCGCCATTGCAGAAGCCCTGGCCCACAGCGGCGAACATGGCCCGGCCATCGGCGCCATTATCGGTTTGGTGTTTGTGCTGTCCGGTCTGGCCTTCAAGATTTCCGCGGTGCCGTTCCATATGTGGACACCGGACGTTTATGAGGGGGCGCCGACACCGATCACTTCTTTCTTTGCCGTGGCCCCGAAAGTGGCGGCTCTGGCCCTGCTGACCCGTGTGCTGTTTGTGCCGTTTGCCGAAATGAGCAGCGCCTGGCATCAGATCCTGGTGTTCATGTCCATCGCTTCCATGATCCTCGGTTCTGCCGCAGCCATCATGCAGACCAACATCAAACGCCTGATGGCTTACAGTTCCATCGGTCATATCGGGTTTGCCTTGGTTGGCCTTGCCGCCGGCACCGAACAGGGCGTATCCGGCCTGATCATCTATATGACCATCTATCTGGTGATGAATGTGGGGACCTTCGGTATCATTCTGTCCATGCGCCGCAAAGACGGCATGGTTGAGGAGATCGAGGATCTGTCCGGCCTGGCCCGGAGCCGTCCGGCCATGGCGGCCGTCCTCGCGATCTTCATGTTCTCGCTCGCAGGTATTCCGCCGCTGGCCGGCTTCTTCGGCAAATTCTATGTCTTTGTCGCCGCAGTTAACGAAGGCCTCTACCTGCTGGCGGTGATCGGCGTGCTGGCCAGCGTGATCGGCGCTTACTATTACCTGCGCATCGTCAAGGTCATGTATTTCGATAAACCGGCAGAGGAATTCCTGCCGCAGAAGTCGCGCGAGATGAAGCTGATCATGGCGGTTGCCGCCGTGCTGATCGTGGCCTTCATCCTGCCGCAGGTTTCCATGCCGGTGCTGGAAAGCGCCCAGGAAGCCGCCCGGGCGTTGCTGTCCTGATCACATGACGACAGCCAAGGATATTCAATTGCCTGAAGGTTACGGCCTTCAGGCTTTTGACGTTCTGGACAGCACCAACGAGGAAGCCAAGCGTCTCGCCGCTGAAAAACCGACACAACATCTCTGGGTCCAGGCGGATCAGCAATCCGCAGGGAAGGGGCGCCGCGGCCGTGAATGGATCTCAGAGCGTGGCAATCTGTTCTGCTCCCTGCTTTGGAAAGCGGATTGTGATCTGAAAACCGCTTCCCAGTTGTCTTTTGTCTCGGCACTGGCGGTGCGGGATGTGATCGCCGACTTTTTGCAGGCGGACCGGCGGGTACTGTGCAAATGGCCCAATGACGTGCTGGTGGACGGGAAAAAGGTAAGCGGTATCCTGCTGGAAACGGCGGGAGAAGGACTAACCGATCCGGAATATGTTATCATCGGCATCGGGATTAACCTGTCCAGGCATCCTGAAGAGGCTCTCTATCCCGCGAGCAACCTGGCTGAACTCGGCTGTCCGGATCTGGAGCCGCTGCCGGCGTTGCAGTCCCTGGTGGCATCCCTGGACTATTGGATGACGGAATGGCGCCAGAAGGGATTTGATTATATCCGCCGTCGCTGGCTTGAGCGGGCTAAAGGGCAGGGGGAACAGATCATTATTCGCCTGCCGGACGAGGAAATACACGGAAGATTCATTGACCTTGATGTTACCGGCGGGTTAAAAGTTGAGACAGAAAGCGGCATCCGTGTCATTGCCGCGGGTGATGTGTTTTTTGCGCCGGCCGGATAGGCGGCCTGAACAGTCGAGGGACCCAAGATGCTGTTAGCAATAGATGCCGGGAATACCAATATTGTCTTCGCCTTGCACGACGGTGACGAGCTTCGCCACAAATGGCGTATTTCCAGCTCCTCCAGCCGCACCGCCGACGAATATATGGTCTGGCTGACCCAGCTGATGAACCTTGAAGGGTTTAATCCCTCAGCTGTCACCGGCGCCATTATCGCCACCGTGGTGCCCCAGGCGCTGTTCCCGCTGCAACTTCTCTGTCGCCGCTACTTCAACTGCGAGGCTATGGTGGTGGGGGAATCCGGTATCGACCTGGGAATTGACATCAAGCTGGAAAATCCCCGGGAAGTGGGGGCAGACCGTCTGGTCAACGCGGTTGCGGCGCACAAGCTGTATGGCGGGCCGATGGTGATAATCGACTTCGGCACCGCCACCACTTTTGATGTGATCGACGACCAGGGCAACTATCACGGCGGGGTGATTGCGCCGGGCGTGAATCTGTCCATGGAAGCCCTGCATATGGCGGCGGCAAAACTGCCCCGCGTCGCAGTTGAAAAACCGGCGAAAGTCATTGGCAGCGGTACAGTGTCGGCCATGCAGTCCGGGATTTTCTGGGGTTATATCGGCCTGATCGAGGGCATTGTGCAGCGAGTCCGCAAGGAATATGGCAAGCCCATGAAGGTGCTGGCCACCGGCGGTCTGGCGCCGCTGTTCAACGATTCCACCGATATTATCGAAATTGTCGACCAGGAACTGACCACCCGCGGGCTGTTCGAGATATATGACCGGAACAAACATGACTGAGGACCGGGACGAACTTCATTTCCTGCCTCTGGGCGGCTCCGGTGAAATCGGCATGAACCTCAACCTCTATGGGTTCGGGCCGAAAGACCGCCAGGACTGGATTATGGTGGATTGCGGGGTTTCCTTCGCCGACATCTATTATCCGGGCATTGACCTTCTGATGCCGGAAATCGGCTTTATCGAGGACCGCAAGGACCATCTGCTCGGCATGATCATTACCCATGCGCATGAGGACCATGTGGGTGCTGTGGCCCATCTCTGGCCCTATCTTCGCTGTCCGGTCTATGCCACACCGTTTACCGCCATCCTGCTGCGCGGCAAGCTGGAAGAGCAGGGCCTCCTCGATCAGGTGGAAATCCATGAAATCCCGCTGGGCGGCAGTTTTACAGCCGGCCCCTTCGAGGTGGAATATGTTACCCTGACCCATTCCATCCTCGAGCCCAATGCGCTCCGGATCAAAACGCCGCTTGGCAATATATTCCACACCGGTGACTGGAAAATCGATCCCGATCCGCTGATCGGTGATGCCGTGGATGCCACGCAGATGGGAAATATCGGCGATGAAGGGGTGCTGGCCCTGGTCTGTGATTCCACCAACGTCTTCAATGTTCAGCCGACCGGCTCGGAAAAGGCGGTGCGGGATAATATGATCCAGCTGCTGTCCGGCAAAAAAGGCAGAATATTCTGCACGACCTTTGCCTCCAATGTTGTCCGGGTGGAAACCCTGGCCAAGGTGGCAGAGGCCAGCGGACGCCATCTGTGCCTGGTCGGTGCATCCCTGAAGCGCAATGTGGCCGCCGCCCGCAAGGCCGGCTACCTTACCGATTTCCCGCCGGTGGTGGATGAAGAGGAGGCGGGCTACCTGCCGCCGGAAAAAGTCCTGTTTGTCTGCACCGGCTGCCAGGGGGAAGCCCGGGCCGCCATGATGCGGATTGCCCAGGACAATCACCGCAGTATTTCCATCTCCAGGGGCGATACGGTGGTGTTTTCTTCCAAGATTATCCCGGGTAATGAACTGACCCTCGGCCGGCTGCATAATCACCTGGTGGACAAGGGCGCGGATGTCATTACCGAAAAGGACGCCTTTGTGCACGTCTCCGGGCATCCCGGGCAGAAGGAACTGCTGCAGATGTATAACTGGACCCGGCCGGACATCCTGGTGCCGGTGCACGGGGAACTGCGCCATATGACTCACCAGGCGGAACTTGGACAGTCACACGGGATCGAGAAAACCATTGTCCCGCGCAATGGCCACCGGATCCGGCTGGCGCCCGAGGGACCGGAACTGCTGGACGAAGTGGAACATGGCTATATGGCCCTTGATGGCCAGTTCCTGGTGTCTGCCGAGGATGAGGCCATCGTCACCCGCCGCCGCCTGATGTATAACGGCGGCCTGGTGGTGTCTCTTGTGCTCAAACCGGATTTTGACCTGGCCTGTACGCCGGAAATTACGATTTTGGGCCTGGTGGATGATGACGAAGGCGGACTCATTCCCTATATAAGACAACATATACTGGATCGCTATGATCGCCTGCCTGACCGGGTTCTCAGGAATGACAGTGCCCTGAAAGAGGAAATCAGGATTGTGGCGCGGCGGTCCGGCAAGGCATTTGGCAACCGGGAAACCGGACCTGTGACCATCGTCAATATATTGCGCCTGGATGGGTGAAAATTAGCTGGAGGAATATATGATTGGAAAACTGAACCATGTCGCCATTGCGGTGCCGGACCTGGAGGCTGCAGCCGATCTGTATCGTAATACCCTGGGCGCCACCGTTTCCGAAGCGGTTGACCAGCCCGATCACGGGGTGACGACTGTATTTATCGAATTGCCCAACACCAAGATTGAGTTGTTGCATCCCCTGGGCGAGAATTCACCGATTGCCGGTTTTCTGGCCAAGAACCCGGCCGGTGGTATGCATCATGTCTGCTATGAGGTGGACGATATCACGGCCGCGGCGGAAAAGCTGAAGGCGGACGGGCTGCGTATCCTTGGCGACGGCAACCCGAAAATCGGCGCCCACGGCAAACCGGTGCTGTTTCTACACCCCAAGGATCTGTGCGGGACCCTGGTTGAACTGGAAGAAGTATAGGATTATCCCATGAGTATAGCTGGACATATTGTCGTTTTTGCCGTCGCCTGGTGGATGATCCTGTTTATGGTGTTGCCCTTTGGCGTGCGGAATCATCATGAAGCCGGGGAAGAGGGGGATGACGGCATTGAAATGGCCGCTCCGGTGAAACCCAATATCGGTAAAAAAATGCTGATCACCACGGCCCTCACCATCGTGGTCTGGGCCTGTTTCTGGGCGGTTGTGGAATTCAAGCTGATTACGCTGAGCTAAAGGCTGGTGAACAGGCAAAAAAAATGCAAGGCCTTTTGGCCTTGCGTTTTGTTTTTTTAATACGTTTCTTCTTGTTTTTATTTGCCCGTATTGTTGGTTTTTTTGGTGTAGGTTTTTTTCCTCCCCAAACTTGGGCCTCCCGTTTGAAAAGACGTTAGTTCAGACTTTGCCCCTTGTCATCACAAAACTTTAATAATCGGAAAATTTTTCTGATTTTGTTGCAAAAAAGCAACAGACGGCTAATTGGCGGAAATGATATATAATATAGATAGATAGAGAGGTATCAGAATGAAATGTGTTTTTTCCGCCACGCTGTTAGCTGCCTTATTTATGGTTAACGTGGCATATGCAGACAAGCAGGTAATTGTGGTGGATCATAACATCTGCCGACAGCTTGTTCCCCATGTTCCGGCGCCGGATGTGGAATATAAACCCGGAGAGGATGTAAGGGGGCAACAGGTTGTTCCGGCAGATATTCCCGGCTCTTATCCGCAATTTGCGACCGGAGATGCATCATTTTATCTGGTGCAGGATCTGGCGGACCTGGCCGGCAGCAGGATGAAGGAAAAATATCCAGGCCTCAGCCAGGATATGATCGTGGGTTATGTGGAACTCAAAAACGGGGTTGCTTATTTGAACGGCAAACCGCTATCGGCGCAGCAAAACAGTGAACTTGTCTATATATGCCGGAAAATAAAGTCAGAAAAACTGGCCCCCGATGAGAAAAGATAATTGCACTCGCCGGAAAGCCTGTTAAGAACTAGTACAAGCTATGTAAATAAACAATAACCAGGTACTGAAATGCGCCTTTCTACATATTTTCTTCCTACGCTGAAAGAAAACCCCAGCGAAGCACAGGTGGTGTCCCACCGTCTGATGTTACGGTCAGGCATGATCCGGCAGACCAGCGCCGGGATCTATATCTGGCTACCGCTCGGCCTGAAAGTGTTGCGCAATATCGAGCAGATCGTTCGCGAGGAACAGAACCGGGCCGGGGCCCAGGAACTGCTGATGCCGACCATCCAGTCTGCCGAGCTGTGGCAGGAAAGCGGGCGCTACGACGCCTACGGCAAGGAGATGCTGCGCATCACCGACCGGCATGACCGCGAAATGCTCTATGGTCCCACCAACGAGGAAATGATCACCGACCTGTTTCGCAACAACCTGAAAAGCTACAAGGATGTGCCCAAGATGCTGTATCACATCCAGTGGAAGTTCCGGGACGAGATCCGGCCCCGGTTCGGGGTGATGCGCGGCAGGGAATTCCTGATGAAGGACACCTACAGCTTTGACCTGGATGAGGAGGGCGCCCGGGAATCCTACAATAAAATGTATGTGGCCTATCTCAGGACCTTCGCCCGGCTTGGCATGGTGGCCATTCCTGTGAAGGCGGATACCGGCGCCATCGGTGGTGATCTCAGCCATGAATTCCAGATCCTGGCGGAAACCGGCGAAAGCACGCTCTATTATGACAAAGCGATCGAGGAGTTCGAGCTCCACAAACTGACCGGTGATATTGATGCCGATACCATTTCCAGCCTGCAGGGCATTTATGCCATGGAAGAGGAAAAGCACGACCCGGCTACCTGTCCGGTTGCCGCAGAAGACCTGCGCACTGCCAAGGGCATCGAGGTCGGTCATATCTTCTATTTCGGCGATAAATATTCCAAGGCCATGGGTGCCCAGGTCACCGGACCGGATGGCAAGCTGGTCAATGTGGAAATGGGCTCCTACGGTATTGGCGTCTCCCGCCTGGTCGGCGCCCTGATTGAAGCCAACCACGACGAGAACGGCATTATCTGGCCGGAGGCGGTCGCCCCGTTCAAGGTCGGTCTGGTCAACCTGCGCGGCAAGGATGAAGCCTGTACGGTGGCCAGCGAGGCCCTGTACCAGAAGCTGCAGAACGCCGGGGTCGAGGTGCTCTATGACGACCGGGAAGTAGGCGGCGGCGTCAAATTCGCCAACATGGACCTGATCGGCCTGCCCTGGCAGGCGGTGATCGGGCCCAAAGGGCTGGAAAAAGGTGTCATCGAGTTTAAGAACCGCCGCACCGGTGAGCGGGAAGAGTTGAGCGAGGACGAACTGCTGAATCGCTTGACCGCATAAGGGGGTATAATGTTTCGGTCCTTTGAATGGATGCTGGCCTTCAGATATCTCAGGCTCAAGGGGCATGAGGGATTTATCTCGGTTATCGCGATATTTTCGCTGCTCGGCATTATCCTTGGCGTTATGGCCCTGATCGCGACAATGAGCGTCATGGGCGGCTTCCGCGAAGAACTTCTGGGCAAGGTCATCGGTTTCAAGGGACATCTGCTGTACCAGCCGGTCGGCGGCAAGATCAGCGATTATGAACGCTCGGTGGAACTTCTGTCTTCGGTACAGAATGTGGTGCATGTGGATCCGATCATTGAGGGGCAGGTCATGGCGTCCTTCGGCGATTACGCCACCGGCGCTATTGTCCGCGGCATGCGGCCGGAAGACCTTAAAGAACGCCCTCTGGTGGCTGATCATATTGTCGCCGGCAGCCTGGATGATTTCGGAACGGGGGACCATGACCTGGCGGTCGGGGTCCGGCTGGCGGAAAATTACAATCTCCATGTCGGAAGCCTGGTGACCCTGATTACGCCGAAGGGCAGGGTAACGCCGTTTGGCACCGTGCCAAGACTGTCGAGTTATGAAATCAAGGCCATATTCGAAGTCGGCGAATATAATTATGACTCCGGCTATTTCTTCATGCCGCTGGACCAGGCCCAGAAATATTTCAAATATGGCGATACGGTCCAATATCTGGAAATCACCCTCACTCATCCGGATTTGATCACCGAAACCTACCCCTATATCGACCAGAGGCTCAAGGCGACCGGCCATCTCGGTCGGTTGGTGGACTGGCGCATCCTGAACAAAAGCTTCTTCAATGCGCTGCAGATTGAACGCAATGTGATGTTCATCATCCTGACCCTGATTATTCTGGTGGCCGTGTTTAATGTGATTTCCACCATGATCATGCTGGTCCGCAGCAAGAACAAGGACATCGCTATTCTCCGGACCATGGGGGCATCCCGGGCGTCCATCCTCCGGGTGTTTTTCATTACCGGGTCGACAATCGGGGTCCTGGGGACGTTTCTCGGCGTGTGGGCAGGGGTGTCGCTTGCGAAAAATCTTCAGAATATCTCTGACCTTATCGAAAAACTGACCGGCGCCAAGGTCTGGGACGCGGAAATCCGTTTTATTTCCGAAATCCCGGCCATTATTGATCCGGGTGAGGTCATTGCGGTGACCGTTGTCTCCCTGACGCTGACCTTCCTCGCGACCCTTTATCCGGCCTGGCGGGCGGCCAAAACCGATCCGGTGGAGGCGCTGCGCTATGAGTAATCCGATCCTGCAGCTGCAGAATATTCATCGTCATTTCTTTCAGGGCGGGGAAGACCTGCATATCCTCAAGGGGGTTAACCTGGAAATCCAGGCGGGGGAAACTGTTTCCCTGGTCGGGGCGTCGGGTGCCGGCAAGTCCACTCTGCTGCATATCACCGGGCTGTTGGAAAAGGCCAATGAAGGCGATGTGATGATTGACGGCGTGTCCTGCAACGGCCTGTCCGACATCAAAAGGACCCGCATTCGCCGTAACGAAATCGGTTTTGTCTATCAGTTCCATCACCTGTTGCCGGAATTCACGGCGCTGGAAAATGTGGTGATGCCGCAGATGATTGCCGGTGTTGGCGGCAACAAGGCCCGGAAACGGGCCGAGGAACTTCTGGAAAAAATGGGACTGGCGGAGCGTTTGACCCACCGGCCGGCCCAGCTGTCCGGCGGGGAACAGCAGCGGGTCGCCATCGCCCGGGCGCTGGCCAACCGGCCGAAACTGCTGCTGGCGGACGAACCGACCGGCAACCTGGATGAAACCACAGGCGGCGAAGTGCTCAACATCCTGCTGGACCTGGCCCGGGAAGAGGGAACGGCGGCCCTGCTGGCGACTCACAACACCTCTTTTGCAAAGCGAACGGCAAGCTGTGTCATTCTCAAGGACGGCAAGCTGCACAAGGGCGTCAAGATGGGGGCCTGAGGGCTTTACCCTTTACATGATATTGGCGTGGAAGTATCTTTGTCCTGCCGTGCCGCGCGCCGGCATTAGCGGATTCTATCAGTAACTTTTTATCACTCGGGCGGGTATGTCGAACCACAGCTTTATTCATCTCAGACTTCATACCGCCTATTCCCTGTCCGAAGGCGCGATTCATGTAAAAGCCCTGCCCAAGCTCTGCACCCAGCATAATATGCCGGCCGTGGCCATTACCGACACCAATAATATGTTCGGCATGCTGGAGGCCTCCCTGACCCTGCCGGGGAGCGGCATCCAGCCGATTGTCGGCTGTTGCCTGTCCATTACCCATGGTCCGGAAGAGCTGCAGGGCACGGTCAGGCGGCCCGAACCGGGATCCATTGCCCTGCTGGCCCAGACCGACCAAGGCTATCACAACCTGATGGAGCTGGTCAGTCAGGCCCATCTGGAATCGGCGGTGCATGAGCCGCCGCAGATCGGGCTCAGCCTCCTGGAGGGCAAGACCGACGGCGTGATCTGCCTGAGCGGCGGTCACAAGGGGCCGATCGGCAAATATCTGCTCGACGAGGACGAGGAAAAGGCAGCGGAGGTCACGCGCAAACTGATGGCGCTGTTCCCGGGACGCCTCTATATGGAACTGATGCGCCATGGGATGAGTGAGGAGGAGCAGTGCGAAGATAAACTGCTGGATCTGGCCTATGCCCATGATATTCCCCTGGTGGCGACAAATGACGTGCATTTTCCCACCCGGAATATGTATGCCGCCCATGACGCGCTGCTGTGTATTGCCGACGGCGCTTATGTGGAGCAGGACGACCGGCGCAAACTGACGCCGGAACATTATTTCAAGTCGCCCGATGAAATGGCCAGGCTGTTCGAGGACCTGCCGGAGGCTATCACCAACACGGTGGTTGTGGCCCAGAGGTGCGCTTACAAGGTCCCGACTATTGATCCGATTCTGCCGAAATTTACTGCTGACGAGAATACCTCCGAAGCCGAGACGTTGCGCCAGTTTGCCACAAAGGGCCTGGAAGCCCGCCTCGAGGCCCATGTCTTTACCGGGGACGAAACGCCGGAAGAGCGCGAGGAAAAGGCCAAGCCCTATTTTGACCGGCTGGATTATGAACTGGGCATTATCATCAATATGGATTTTCCCGGTTACTTCCTGATCGTGTCGGACTTCATCCAGTGGTCCAAGGACCATAATATCCCGGTGGGGCCGGGGCGTGGCT
The DNA window shown above is from Emcibacter nanhaiensis and carries:
- the proS gene encoding proline--tRNA ligase — translated: MRLSTYFLPTLKENPSEAQVVSHRLMLRSGMIRQTSAGIYIWLPLGLKVLRNIEQIVREEQNRAGAQELLMPTIQSAELWQESGRYDAYGKEMLRITDRHDREMLYGPTNEEMITDLFRNNLKSYKDVPKMLYHIQWKFRDEIRPRFGVMRGREFLMKDTYSFDLDEEGARESYNKMYVAYLRTFARLGMVAIPVKADTGAIGGDLSHEFQILAETGESTLYYDKAIEEFELHKLTGDIDADTISSLQGIYAMEEEKHDPATCPVAAEDLRTAKGIEVGHIFYFGDKYSKAMGAQVTGPDGKLVNVEMGSYGIGVSRLVGALIEANHDENGIIWPEAVAPFKVGLVNLRGKDEACTVASEALYQKLQNAGVEVLYDDREVGGGVKFANMDLIGLPWQAVIGPKGLEKGVIEFKNRRTGEREELSEDELLNRLTA
- the nuoN gene encoding NADH-quinone oxidoreductase subunit NuoN, with the translated sequence MTNTMLPDLTIALPEIILALGALALLMLGVFRGNQSTSLVSWLAVVLMVVALAVTVGEAGERTFAFGNMFVADGFTTFMKVLVLIASALAVVMSTQYFKELDEERFEVPVLMVLATLGMMVMVSANDLISLYMGLELQSLSLYVLASVRRDSERATESGLKYFVLGALSSGILLYGSSMVYGFVGSTNFSAIAEALAHSGEHGPAIGAIIGLVFVLSGLAFKISAVPFHMWTPDVYEGAPTPITSFFAVAPKVAALALLTRVLFVPFAEMSSAWHQILVFMSIASMILGSAAAIMQTNIKRLMAYSSIGHIGFALVGLAAGTEQGVSGLIIYMTIYLVMNVGTFGIILSMRRKDGMVEEIEDLSGLARSRPAMAAVLAIFMFSLAGIPPLAGFFGKFYVFVAAVNEGLYLLAVIGVLASVIGAYYYLRIVKVMYFDKPAEEFLPQKSREMKLIMAVAAVLIVAFILPQVSMPVLESAQEAARALLS
- a CDS encoding biotin--[acetyl-CoA-carboxylase] ligase, whose protein sequence is MTTAKDIQLPEGYGLQAFDVLDSTNEEAKRLAAEKPTQHLWVQADQQSAGKGRRGREWISERGNLFCSLLWKADCDLKTASQLSFVSALAVRDVIADFLQADRRVLCKWPNDVLVDGKKVSGILLETAGEGLTDPEYVIIGIGINLSRHPEEALYPASNLAELGCPDLEPLPALQSLVASLDYWMTEWRQKGFDYIRRRWLERAKGQGEQIIIRLPDEEIHGRFIDLDVTGGLKVETESGIRVIAAGDVFFAPAG
- a CDS encoding type III pantothenate kinase; protein product: MLLAIDAGNTNIVFALHDGDELRHKWRISSSSSRTADEYMVWLTQLMNLEGFNPSAVTGAIIATVVPQALFPLQLLCRRYFNCEAMVVGESGIDLGIDIKLENPREVGADRLVNAVAAHKLYGGPMVIIDFGTATTFDVIDDQGNYHGGVIAPGVNLSMEALHMAAAKLPRVAVEKPAKVIGSGTVSAMQSGIFWGYIGLIEGIVQRVRKEYGKPMKVLATGGLAPLFNDSTDIIEIVDQELTTRGLFEIYDRNKHD
- a CDS encoding lipoprotein-releasing ABC transporter permease subunit, whose protein sequence is MFRSFEWMLAFRYLRLKGHEGFISVIAIFSLLGIILGVMALIATMSVMGGFREELLGKVIGFKGHLLYQPVGGKISDYERSVELLSSVQNVVHVDPIIEGQVMASFGDYATGAIVRGMRPEDLKERPLVADHIVAGSLDDFGTGDHDLAVGVRLAENYNLHVGSLVTLITPKGRVTPFGTVPRLSSYEIKAIFEVGEYNYDSGYFFMPLDQAQKYFKYGDTVQYLEITLTHPDLITETYPYIDQRLKATGHLGRLVDWRILNKSFFNALQIERNVMFIILTLIILVAVFNVISTMIMLVRSKNKDIAILRTMGASRASILRVFFITGSTIGVLGTFLGVWAGVSLAKNLQNISDLIEKLTGAKVWDAEIRFISEIPAIIDPGEVIAVTVVSLTLTFLATLYPAWRAAKTDPVEALRYE
- a CDS encoding DUF1467 family protein → MSIAGHIVVFAVAWWMILFMVLPFGVRNHHEAGEEGDDGIEMAAPVKPNIGKKMLITTALTIVVWACFWAVVEFKLITLS
- the mce gene encoding methylmalonyl-CoA epimerase: MIGKLNHVAIAVPDLEAAADLYRNTLGATVSEAVDQPDHGVTTVFIELPNTKIELLHPLGENSPIAGFLAKNPAGGMHHVCYEVDDITAAAEKLKADGLRILGDGNPKIGAHGKPVLFLHPKDLCGTLVELEEV
- a CDS encoding ABC transporter ATP-binding protein yields the protein MSNPILQLQNIHRHFFQGGEDLHILKGVNLEIQAGETVSLVGASGAGKSTLLHITGLLEKANEGDVMIDGVSCNGLSDIKRTRIRRNEIGFVYQFHHLLPEFTALENVVMPQMIAGVGGNKARKRAEELLEKMGLAERLTHRPAQLSGGEQQRVAIARALANRPKLLLADEPTGNLDETTGGEVLNILLDLAREEGTAALLATHNTSFAKRTASCVILKDGKLHKGVKMGA
- a CDS encoding ribonuclease J, which translates into the protein MTEDRDELHFLPLGGSGEIGMNLNLYGFGPKDRQDWIMVDCGVSFADIYYPGIDLLMPEIGFIEDRKDHLLGMIITHAHEDHVGAVAHLWPYLRCPVYATPFTAILLRGKLEEQGLLDQVEIHEIPLGGSFTAGPFEVEYVTLTHSILEPNALRIKTPLGNIFHTGDWKIDPDPLIGDAVDATQMGNIGDEGVLALVCDSTNVFNVQPTGSEKAVRDNMIQLLSGKKGRIFCTTFASNVVRVETLAKVAEASGRHLCLVGASLKRNVAAARKAGYLTDFPPVVDEEEAGYLPPEKVLFVCTGCQGEARAAMMRIAQDNHRSISISRGDTVVFSSKIIPGNELTLGRLHNHLVDKGADVITEKDAFVHVSGHPGQKELLQMYNWTRPDILVPVHGELRHMTHQAELGQSHGIEKTIVPRNGHRIRLAPEGPELLDEVEHGYMALDGQFLVSAEDEAIVTRRRLMYNGGLVVSLVLKPDFDLACTPEITILGLVDDDEGGLIPYIRQHILDRYDRLPDRVLRNDSALKEEIRIVARRSGKAFGNRETGPVTIVNILRLDG